Within the Thermus albus genome, the region GCCTGGCCTACCGGGCTAAGGGCCTCGTCAACTGGTGCCCCAAGTGCCAGACGGTCTTGGCCAACGAGCAGGTGGTGGAGGGCCGATGCTGGCGGCACGAGGACACCCCGGTGGAGAAGCGGGAGCTGGAGCAGTGGTATCTGCGCATCACCGCCTATGCGGAAAGGCTCCTTCAGGACCTGGAGGGCCTGGACTGGCCGGAGAAGGTGAAGGCCATGCAGCGGGCCTGGATCGGCCGCTCCGAGGGGGCGGAGATACGGTTCCCCGTGGAGGGTGGGGAGGCCATCACCGTCTTCACCACCCGGCCCGATACCCTCTTCGGGGCCACCTTCATGGTCCTGGCCCCGGAGCACCCCCTTACCCTTCAGTTGGCCTCTCCGGAAAGGAGGGCCGAGGTGGAGGCCTATGTGGAGGCCGCCAAGCGCAAGACGGAGATCGAGCGCCAGGCGGAGGGCCGGGAGAAGACCGGGGTCTTTCTGGGGGCCTACGCCCTGAACCCGGCCACCGGGGAGCGGATTCCCATCTACACCGCGGACTATGTCCTCTATGGCTACGGCACCGGGGCCATCATGGCCGTGCCGGGGCACGACCAGAGGGACTTTGAGTTCGCCAAGAAGTTCGGCCTTCCCATCCGCAAGGTGATCGAGCGCCCGGAAAAGCCCTTGCCCGAGCCCTTGGAGGCCGCCTACGAGGAGCCCGGCATCATGGTGAACTCCGGGCCCTTTGATGGGCTGATGAGCGAGGAAGGCAAGAAGAAGGTCATCGCCTGGCTGGAGGAGAAGGGCCTGGGGAAGGCCAGGATCACCTACCGCCTTCGGGACTGGCTGATAAGCCGCCAGCGCTACTGGGGCACCCCCATCCCCATGGTCCACTGCGGGGCCTGCGGGGTGGTACCGGTCCCCGAGGAGGAGCTTCCCGTCCTCCTCCCCGACCTCAAGGACATAGAGGACATCCGCCCCAAGGGGAAAAGCCCCCTCGAGGCCCACCCCGAGTTCTACGAGACCACCTGCCCCAAGTGCGGTGGCCCCGCCAAGCGGGACACGGACACCATGGACACCTTCTTTGACTCCAGCTGGTACTACCTGCGCTACACCGACCCCAAAAACGACCGGCTTCCCTTTGACCCCGAAAAGGCCAACTTCTGGATGCCCGTGGACCAGTACATCGGCGGGGTGGAGCACGCGGTGCTCCACCTCCTCTATAGCCGCTTCTTCACCAAGTTCCTCCACGACCTGGGGATGGTGAAGGTGGAGGAGCCCTTCCAGGGGCTTTTCACCCAGGGCATGGTCCTGGCCTGGACGGATTTCGGCCCCGTGGAGGTGGAAGGGGAAAAGGTGCGCCTGCCCGAGGCCACCCGCATCCGCCTGGAGATCCCCGAAAAGGAGCTTTCCCTGGAGGAGGTGCGGAAGATGGGGGCCGAGCTCAGGCCCCACGAGGACGGCACTTTGCACTTCTGGAAGCCTGCGGTCATGAGCAAATCCAAGGGCAACGGGGTCATGGTGGGGCCCTTCGTGAAGGAGGAGGGGGCGGATATCGCCCGCATCACCATCCTTTTTGCCGCCCCTCCGGAGAACGAGATGGTCTGGACGGAAGAAGGGGTCCAGGGGGCCTGGCGCTTCCTAAACCGCGTCTGGCGCCGGGTGGCGGAGGACCGGGAGGCCCTTTTGGCCACCTCGGGCCGGTTTGCCGCCGAGGCCCTCGAGGGCCCCGACAAGGAGCTTTACGGGAAGCTTCACCAGACCCTCAAGAAGGTCACGGAGGACCTCGAGGCCTTGCGCTTCAACACCGCCATCGCCGCCCTCATGGAGCTTCTGAACGCCCTTTACGACTACCGCAAACTGCGGCCCGTAACCCCCCTCTACCGCACCGCCATCCGCTACTACCTGCAGATGCTCTTCCCCTTCGCCCCCCACATCGCCGAGGAGCTATGGCACTGGTTCTGGCCGGATAGCCTCTTTGAGGCGGGCTGGCCCGAGCTGGACGAGAAGGCCCTGGAAAAGGATGTGGTGGAGGTGGCGGTGCAGGTGAACGGCAGGGTGCGGGGAACCATCCTGATTCCCAAGGACGCTCCCCTGGAGGTGGCCAAGGCCGAGGCCCTCAAGGTGAGGAACATCCAAGCCCACCTGGAGGGGAAGGAGATCCTGAAGGAAATCTATGTCCCTGGCAGGATTCTCAACCTGGTAGTGCGGGGATAGGGAGGAGGAGCCGGGTGGGGACCACCTGGGCCACCTCCCCCTGGACGGGGGTGAGGAAGAACCCCTCTCCCCGGGTCCAGGCCAAAAGCCGGCCATAGCCCAGGAAGAACCCTTCCCCGTCCAGAAAACCATAGAGCCGGTCCCGCTCCTCGGGGTCCACCTCCAGGGGCAGGAGGCGGGCTTGGGCCCCCTGGAAGTGGGCAAGGAGCCGTTCCTGCCTGTTCTTTCGCCTCTGGGCCGCGGTCTTTCTGCGGGCCTCAGGCAAGGGCGGGACCAGGCGCACCCTTAGGTCCTTGCGCCAAGAAAGGGCCTCGTAAAAGGCCTCCCACCCCAGCACCAGAACCTCCGCCGGCCGGAGGGCTTCCACCTGCAAGAGGCGAAACTCAGGGTCCAGATAGCCATCGGTGTCGGCCACCGTGGGGCTTCCTGGGGGGATGAGCCGGGCCAGGCGCAAGGCCCCCACCACCGCCCGGGCCTCCACGCCCCTAGGGGAGAGGGCCCCCAGGAGGTAGCGGCGCAAGGGGGTGAGGGCTCCTTCCCGGTGGTGAAAGAGGGTAAAAGCCCCAGGTAAGGCCCCTTGCCCCGGGTCCAGGTCCAGGAGGTAGGCCTCCCCCAGCTTCGCCAAAAGCCTGAAGGCCAGGGTGGTCTTCCCTGCGTCCGTGGGGCCCGTGAGGAGGAGCATCCCCTTGAAGGTATCCCGGGAGGGCTTAGGGCGCCAGGGGCCTTCTGTGATGTAACGTATTTTTGCCTTTTCGCAAGAAAGTGATATACTGGCCCTACCATGGAGCTATGGTTTGAGGAAAGCCGGGAGGAGCGGGCGGTCTTGGGCCCCTTTCGCGAGTTCTTGCGGGCGGAGGTGGCCCCGGGGGCCGCGGAGAGGGACCGGACGGGGGCCTTTCCCTTTGAGCTGGTGGGGAAGCTGGCCCAGTTTGGCGTCTTCGGGGCCACGGTGCCCGAGGCCTATGGGGGGGCAGGGCTAACGAGCCGGCTTTTCGCCCGCATGGTGGAGGAGATCGCCTACTA harbors:
- the leuS gene encoding leucine--tRNA ligase, with product MERYNPHAIEPKWQRFWKEKGFMKAREAPGKRGKQYVLVMFPYPSGDLHMGHLKNYTMGDVLARFRKVQGYEVLHPMGWDAFGLPAENAALKFGLHPRDWTYENIRQAKESLELMGILYDWDREVTTCEPDYYRFNQWIFLKMWEKGLAYRAKGLVNWCPKCQTVLANEQVVEGRCWRHEDTPVEKRELEQWYLRITAYAERLLQDLEGLDWPEKVKAMQRAWIGRSEGAEIRFPVEGGEAITVFTTRPDTLFGATFMVLAPEHPLTLQLASPERRAEVEAYVEAAKRKTEIERQAEGREKTGVFLGAYALNPATGERIPIYTADYVLYGYGTGAIMAVPGHDQRDFEFAKKFGLPIRKVIERPEKPLPEPLEAAYEEPGIMVNSGPFDGLMSEEGKKKVIAWLEEKGLGKARITYRLRDWLISRQRYWGTPIPMVHCGACGVVPVPEEELPVLLPDLKDIEDIRPKGKSPLEAHPEFYETTCPKCGGPAKRDTDTMDTFFDSSWYYLRYTDPKNDRLPFDPEKANFWMPVDQYIGGVEHAVLHLLYSRFFTKFLHDLGMVKVEEPFQGLFTQGMVLAWTDFGPVEVEGEKVRLPEATRIRLEIPEKELSLEEVRKMGAELRPHEDGTLHFWKPAVMSKSKGNGVMVGPFVKEEGADIARITILFAAPPENEMVWTEEGVQGAWRFLNRVWRRVAEDREALLATSGRFAAEALEGPDKELYGKLHQTLKKVTEDLEALRFNTAIAALMELLNALYDYRKLRPVTPLYRTAIRYYLQMLFPFAPHIAEELWHWFWPDSLFEAGWPELDEKALEKDVVEVAVQVNGRVRGTILIPKDAPLEVAKAEALKVRNIQAHLEGKEILKEIYVPGRILNLVVRG
- a CDS encoding Clp1/GlmU family protein yields the protein MLLLTGPTDAGKTTLAFRLLAKLGEAYLLDLDPGQGALPGAFTLFHHREGALTPLRRYLLGALSPRGVEARAVVGALRLARLIPPGSPTVADTDGYLDPEFRLLQVEALRPAEVLVLGWEAFYEALSWRKDLRVRLVPPLPEARRKTAAQRRKNRQERLLAHFQGAQARLLPLEVDPEERDRLYGFLDGEGFFLGYGRLLAWTRGEGFFLTPVQGEVAQVVPTRLLLPIPALPG